A stretch of Acipenser ruthenus chromosome 1, fAciRut3.2 maternal haplotype, whole genome shotgun sequence DNA encodes these proteins:
- the LOC117403711 gene encoding RNA polymerase II elongation factor ELL2-like → MAALCEDGRYRLSCGRLNPGKTSVLHVKLTETTFRALENYQSCKNAPSSQPSIQFKGLQGHIKIPRTDAPNELRNFDFYLSNVGKDNPQGSFDCIQQYVSSSGVPQLDTLGVVQDKITICATNDSYQITRERMTQAEEETRTRSTKVIKPGGPFVGKRVQIRKPAPGAPDPAPERKRSTPINPANTIRKCNMNSAMAQRPYRDRVIHFLALKPYKKPEVLARLQRDGVGQKDKNSLGPILQQVANLNPKDNSYTLKEYVYKEIQKDWPGYSEEDKQQLERVLARKLGLPLNSTGQSEALPSSPPKDSVSASLLSQKRLLDGDFIDPLMQKKARISHLTNRVQPTLNDHLSPPREQKSSATSCPAPPPRPPPSHLPVSHPPLPHNSNSNSPSTPEGVGTQDLPVDSFSQNRNAYENQPDKSTSLTLKASPALPLPLVSKSSEQPPVTEYSPLHSKKSKKKSKKHKDKERDRENKHKIERTDEKPPKKHVEAEMDTTPQIEKNTNSDREEKKETCTDSTELSSTTESPDYLIKYSAIVSLDQRQTYKDDFNAEYEEYRNLHGRVESITRRFAQLDAERKRVPPGTKEHQIIHEEVLQEYKKMKMSYPHYHEEKCRCEYLHNKLAHIKRLIAEFDQQRAQP, encoded by the exons ATGGCGGCGCTGTGTGAGGATGGGAGGTACAGGCTGTCCTGCGGGAGATTGAACCCCGGCAAAACCTCAGTGTTACATGTCAAATTAACAGAGACAACATTCAGGGCACTGGAAAATTACCAGAGCTGCAAG AATGCACCCTCCTCTCAACCATCCATTCAATTCAAGGGACTCCAGGGG CATATTAAAATCCCAAGAACAGACGCTCCCAATGAACTGCGAAACTTTGATTTTTACTTGTCCAACGTTGGCAAAGATAACCCTCAGGGAAGCTTTGACTGCATTCAGCAATATGTTTCCAG ttccGGAGTCCCCCAACTCGACACCCTGGGAGTTGTACAAGATAAAATCACAATCTGTGCGACCAACGATTCATATCAAATCACCCGGGAGCGAATGACACAGGCAGAAGAAGAAACCCGCACCCGAAGCACCAAAGTCATTAAACCTGGAGGACCATTTGTAG GTAAAAGGGTTCAGATACGGAAACCAGCCCCAGGAGCCCCAGACCCTGCGCCCGAAAGGAAGCGGTCGACCCCCATCAACCCCGCCAACACGATACGAAAGTGCAACATGAACAGCGCCATGGCCCAGCGACCGTACAGGGACAGAGTGATCCACTTTCTGGCTCTGAAGCCGTATAAGAAACCTGAAGTACTGGCACGCCTGCAGCGAGATGGCGTCGGTCAGAAAGACAAGAACTCTCTGGGACCCATCCTGCAGCAG GTGGCTAATCTGAACCCAAAGGATAACTCGTACACACTGAAGGAATATGTGTACAAAGAGATTCAGAAAGACTGGCCTGGATATTCTGAAGAAGACAAACAGCAGCTAGAACGTGTGCTTGCCCG TAAATTAGGTCTGCCCTTGAATTCCACAGGACAGTCAGAAGCTCTTCCCTCAAGTCCACCCAAAGATAGTGTTTCTGCATCTCTTCTCTCTCAG AAACGACTCCTGGATGGGGACTTTATTGATCCTTTGATGCAGAAGAAAGCACGAATCTCCCACCTTACAAATCGCGTCCAGCCGACCCTGAACGACCACTTGTCTCCGCCTAGAGAACAGAAATCTTCAGCAACTTCCTGTCCGGCCCCTCCACCTCGCCCTCCCCCTTCTCACCTCCCTGTGTCCCACCCACCTCTCCCCCACAATTCCAACTCCAACTCCCCCAGCACACCTGAGGGAGTGGGGACACAGGACCTTCCTGTGGACAGCTTCAGTCAAAACAGGAACGCTTACGAGAACCAGCCGGACAAATCCACTTCTCTGACTCTCAAGGCGAGCCCCGCTTTGCCTCTTCCACTTGTATCGAAGAGCTCAGAGCAGCCTCCAGTCACAGAATACAGCCCCCTGCATAGCAAGAAGTCCAAAAAGAAATCCAAGAAACACAAGGACAAGGAAAGGGACCGGGAGAACAAGCATAAGATTGAGAGGACTGAtgaaaaacccccaaaaaagcaTGTTGAGGCTGAAATGGACACCACCCCACAGATAGAGAAAAACACAAATTCAGATAGAGAAG AAAAGAAAGAGACTTGCACAGACTCAACTGAACTCTCATCAACAACCGAATCACCTGATTACTTGAT CAAGTACAGTGCAATTGTTTCCCTTGATCAACGTCAAACATACAAAGACGACTTCAACGCAGAGTATGAGGAGTACAGGAATCTGCATGGCAGAGTGGAAAGCATCACCCGGCGGTTTGCACAGCTTGATGCCGAGCGCAAACGAGTGCCCCCCGGCACCAAGGAGCATCAG ATTATCCATGAGGAAGTATTACAAGAATATAAGAAAATGAAAATG AGTTATCCCCACTACCATGAAGAGAAATGCAGGTGTGAGTATCTCCACAACAAGCTGGCTCACATTAAGAGACTAATAGCAGAGTTCGACCAACAGAGGGCGCAGCCGTGA